AGAGGGACAGGGAGAAAGCAGGCTGGAGAGGCAGAGATAAAAGAAAGGGAATCAGGGCCATCAGTGCGGAGGCTGGAAGACTCACTGATGAAGGCAGACACTGGCCGGATCTTGCGGCAGCGTTTCTGCTTTTTGATGGCCATGGTGTCCTGCAGAGACGGAGGCATACGGTGGGGCCAGGTGGCAAACGCCAGGAGCCTCGCCTGGAGCCTCCCATTCCTCATAAAGCCTTCTCTTTAGAGTCCATCCCGCTTCCCTGTCCTTAGGCGGCTGAGGCAATGGGACAAGGGAAGAGGCTGGGCGGGATCGGGGCAAGGGGATGAGAccggggaggggcagagagtggAGTCCAGGGAAGTAGAAGGGGACAGTGTtttgcaggggcaggggcaggaccaAGGTTaaggaggggagtgggggtgCTCACGATGTTGGTCCCAAGTTCATCATCTGTGGTCTCGTCACGGTCATGGTTCCGGCCTCGGCCCCGGGAGGACAGATCCTGTCCTTGGCACGGCCCCCCTGGCGGATCTGACAGTGTCTTTAGCTGGGCCAGGTGTCGGGCCTAGGGAAGGACAGGTGTGAACAGGATCCCAAGGAGGCCGCCCACCGCCCAGGACCTTGACAGGGAGGGCCGGTGGGGGAAGGTGTGGGCGATGCGGGGTGGAGGACATGTCTGGGCCTGGCTGAGGCCCAGAAGTCTTACCAGGCTCTTGTGGGAGTGGTACAGCTCCTGCAGGATCTCGTCTACTATGGAGTTGGTCAAGTAGGTGACAACTGAGAGCTTCACTTCACTGTGGGCACAGGGGCGTGGCTcagctcctccttccctgcccctgaGCCTCTGCCCCAGCCTTCCCCAGACGCCTGAGGGGGCGGGCCAGCCGCCCCGGCTGCCCACGGAGAACACAGCTGCTGTATGAGGCACCTGGGATCcaccacccagctccacccacagCCCTTCCAGCCTAGGCGTGTGTGGAGGCGGAGGGTGGACGAAGACGAACTGAGGgcaaggaggggcagaggggctcTGGGTCCGGCCCCTGGAGCTCCAGTGGGACAGAGCAAGGTAAACTGAGGTGTTGAGTGAATTCTGCCCGTCTCTGCTGTAAGAGCAGGAACCAGCACTTCTTGAGCTTGGCCATTTCACGGGTTTGTGTaataattttccttcattttagtgAGAGGTGGCACCCAGACTGGAATGAGAGAGAGCTCTAGGGGCCGTGAAAACTTGGGGGGATGGGCAGCGCAGTCCACGCACCCCAATTCTTTGTCCACACCTCCGAGGAGGCTGTGCTCTGTTTCTAGAGGTCAGTTCCTGGGGGTATGTGCGCGGCTGTGTGTACGTGTACACATGTGTGCAGTGTTCGGACTCCTAAACCCCAGCTCAGCATTTAGACTGCTAGGGCAGAGATGAGTCAGACCCTGAATAGCAAGGTTGCAGTTGGTTAAAGATTCATCCCTCGTAATGTAGATTGTGTCATTcattattcattgctgatggctGGGCCCCCCCAAGTCCCTAAGTGCTCCAGGCCTAGTCCAGCCCCCCCCTCCAGTCCCACCCCCGCCTCTCACTCCAGCTTGTTCTGAATGTCCTGCCCCGCCTGCTCCAGCAGCGCCCCTCGGATGAAGTTCCGGGGCACAGTGACGCGCTCAGCCACATTGCTCAGCATCTTGTTGTGCCCTTCAGCCACCCGCATGGCCACGGGGCATAACTCTTGCGTTAGGCTGACCATGGACTCCAGGATCACCTAGTACGTGGGGAAAGGAGGCCAGAGCCCCAAGGAGGGCGGGGTCAGGGCTGGCCCCACAGTGGAAGAGACTCCAGCCTGTCTATTCCAGCCCCCCGTGGGGAGACTGAGGGGCCGgccaaggtcacagggctggtTAGCAGCAGAGCCTTGGACACTCAGGCTTCCCCACATCCTGGTCAGTGTCCTTTGCATCCTACCACATGGACACATGGACAGGGGAGAGTCAGTCCAAGGATCAGAGTCCAGAGGGAGAGCTCAGGGTTCAGGGGCTAAGGTTGAAACGAGCAGCAAATATCTGAGGCCGGGTCTCTAGCAATGCCTTGGCACAGTGGGAGTGTAGGTGCTCTCAGCTCTGCAACTCCTTCTTGCCCACGGTAATCCTCCCGTGCTGGCCTCAGCCCGTGCTTAGGGCCTTGGTCAGCACCGGGCTCCCTCCCCAGGACTTGCCTGCAGCTCCTTGTCCACAGCCTTGGACACCTCGCTGGCTACtgactccagcctctgcctcacGGGTCCGTCGTTGGCCAGCATGTGGCCCAGCTCATAGAGGCTGGGAAACAGCTGGGGAAGAAAGGGGCTCTGATCAGTAGGTCACAGTCTGGCCTCGCTGGGTCCCCGGCCTAGGAGGCCATGAAAACTTGGGGGGACAGGCAGTGCTGTCCATGGGCGCTCCTGGGCCTGGACACTCCTGGGCTGGCCTTCTTGGGCTCTCTAGACCGTcaggggagggcggggctgcgGAGGGCTCACCGCCCGGGAGTTCTTGGCATCCTTGATGAGGTCCCGAGCATAGAGCAGCTCATCCTGCACGGGCTCCAGGGGGCACAGCCTCAGCGCCCGAACCTCCTCTTGCACCCGTCCGCACAGCCGCTGCAGCATCTGCATCACAGGCGGCAGGAGTGTCAGGGGGACTCCTGCATCTCCACCTTCCCAGGCGGGCCCCCAGGCGCCCCATTTCTGGGCCCCCTTGGGCAGTGCTACTGGTGCTGGCACCGACAGGGGTAAGGGTGATGTCTCCCGATGGCctgttccctcttcttcttggGATGCCCTCTTGAACACTCAGTGGAGCTCCCACAGTCCTGGGACCCCTTGTCTGGGACCCCCGCTGTTTGCACACATGTTCTCTCATGTTTGGGGCCCACGTTCTGCACGTCCTGTCTTTTTGCTCTCCCACATGCTCAATCCACTTATGGGCACCACACGATGCCTCTCTCATGACCCCTCCCGCCCCGACCTGCGCTCCATCACATCAGCCCTGTGCCCTGCATGCCCCACGTGTGCCCCCTGTGTCTCGGAGGGAAACGTTTACTTGCTCGGCGCTGCTGGTCACCAGGCCCTGCTGCAGCCTGAAAGCCTGTTCCTGCGGGCACGTCTGAGAATGGTTGTTCCTCACCAAGTACCACTGGATCTGGAGGTGATgatgggtgggtggggtgagggccAGGGGATGTGGGCGGGCCCCTGCCCCTCAGGTTCCACCCTGCTCAGGCCGCCACCTTCTGCCAGACGTCCTCGGTACGCTCAGGGGCACTGCGGTAGGCTTGAGAGATGTCGCTCACGGGGAAGGACATGAAGCGCAGCGTACGGTTGCTGTGGGACAGAGTGGCTCAGCTGGGTGGGATAGAACCTCCTGTTCCCCAGACCCCACCTCTTGCTGACCATTTCCCTCTTCTGTGGTCCTTCCTAACACTTCTATGCAAGTAGGTCAGGTGGACTGGGGTGGGGCTGGTGTAGTTCAGGCCTGGTCCAGGTACAGGGAAGCTGGGGGCTAGCATCAGGGCAGGGCCCTGGTCTACTCACCTCTCCAGGGCCCTTGCAATGTCCAGAAAGCCTAGGGCAGACGTATTGTTCCGATCCCATAGGATAGTTCTGGGGAAAGGGTGAGCATTAGCGTATTACCCCTCCCTCGGGGTCTCTCTTAGGGGGAGGGGACACATCCCCCTCGGGAGCCTTCCCTCTTTTCCTGGGTAATGAGGCTGACTCAGAGATGGTCCTGGGACTAAGGGTCTCCTGGAAGCTGGGGTACAGAGCAGCGAGGCAGCAGGGAGGGCATGTATGTGCGTGGGGGAGGGCTAGGGCTCCAGGTGAGAGGGTCCAGGTGTGGGCCCCACCTGAGGGAGGAGTTTATCTGCAGGGCCTTAGACAGCATCTTGGCCCCGATGTCCTCCATGCCATTGCCGCTCAGATCCACCTTCGCCAGGCAGGTGTTGCTGCCCAGGGCGTTGATGAGGATGCTGGTGCGAAGCTTCAGCCGGGAGTCTGCCACTGACAGTGACTGCAAGGACTGTGTGGGCAAGTCGGGGGTTTGGCCCAGTCCCTGCAGCCCCTGTCACTGCAGgtcccctcccaggcccaggcACTCACACAGTCCTCTTCCTGGATTAGCTGCACCAGCTTGTGGAGGATCTCCTCCAGGGTCCTGCGGGGAGTCGGGGCTCAGAGTAGGAGGGGAGGGTGCTGGGGTCATGTTAGTGGAGCAGTGGAGGGGCGGTCAAGGGGAACACAGTGAGCCACAAGGATAGGTGATGATGGAGTGAGGGTCTGTGGGTATAGGCAGGGGCCCTCACTTGGCCTTGACGTTGAAGTTCTTGCCCAGGAACAGGTGCTTGAGGGACTTGTTCTTGCCCAGTGCGGGCACCAGTGTCAGGAGGTCCGAGTCGAACCCTGGCCAGTAGATGGGAGAGGCCTGGCCTTGAGGCCCGAAGCTCACTGGAGTCTCCTTAGGGCTTCTCCCCCGTGCTCTAGGCCCCTGTCCGCACCTGGCCCCCAGGAAGGGAAGCGCCCCCACTCACCATTGTCTGACAGGTCCAGGCTGCCCACACAGGTGACAGCCCACAGCTGCTCCTGCAAAGCCTGGGCTCCAGCTGAGCGGAGCTGCAGGGACAGGGTGTGGGTGGAAGACAGGGCACCTTTAATGCTTAGAGATAAGAGGCGTCATGCCAGGATTCAAGGTCAGACCAGGTCTTCTCGGGTGTGAAATCTGGAGGCCCCTGCTCTATACCAGATCCTTCCCTagggctctctcccctcccttcagcCAGAAAAATGTCCAGGCTGCTGCTCTGGAGACAGCTCGCTCCTGCCATCTGGTGGGAAAGCCTGGTATCTCCCACCCCAAAGCGGTCAGCGAGGAGATCTGGAGACTGAAAATGACCTCTAGAAAGAGGGCCGCAGACCACAGACggagaggggaaagtgggggtgagGTCAGGGCGGGGGCGGGTCGCTGAGGGGTAGCGCGGAGGCAGGACGGAGCCAGAGCTTAACTTAGGGAAATGAACGGTGGGGTGATGGGTGGGGGACTGAGGGCTCACCTCACAGCTGCTGAGGTCCAGGTGCAGATCACTGAGGTGACTGTTGAGGGAGAGGCCCTGGAGCAGCGCCCTGTGGGAGGAAGGTCAGCAGGCCCGCCTTTACCCCTCACCCCCTTCTCCCAGGGTTCCCCCTCGGACGCCCCCCAACCCTGCACCCACCCGACCTGAGGGCCTCCAGGGGCAGCCTCGTGGCCGACAGGTTGATGTGGCTCAGGGTGTAGGTGCTGCTGAAGAACTGCTTGAAGGCAGGCGGGGCCTCCCGACCCTTCCTGCGGAGATGCCTGGGGTCAGCAAGGGAGGGGGTGCCCACGACttgccccgcccctccctgcaCCCCTGTGCTCCCACCTGTGGGAGCAGCTGTTGCGCGCCAGGTTGAGGTAGGTGAGGTGGGAGCAGCAGCCGTGGAGCAGGGCGCCCAGAAGCTGTGGGGTGGAGACAGGGTGCGTCTCACCGGGCTGGGAGGGCTTCTGGGAGGGGCGACAAggactccctcctcccccccaacCAAGGTCCTGGCGCTTCGTCCTCTGCGGTCAGTCTGTGAGGGCCCCGCTGCGCCTGCCTACTTAGcctcttcaagcctcagtttcccctctgtgGAAAGTGGGTCAACTCCCACCTGCCTGGCCCCCAGGGGGTGAGAGGCTCATAGGCAGTGGATGTGTAAAGCCAGGGTGCCCACAAGCTCATAAGGTGCCTGGTTCAAGTTAGGGAAGGAGTCCTTTCCTCCGGTGGACTCAGCGCTACGCTGGGGCTCACGGCTGAGGAACAGATCCGGGCTGGCTTTCAGGCACAGCCAGCACAGCCTTGGCGGCGCACGGATAAAATGCTGCACAGGTGTGAGCTTTGGCGTTGATTTGTAATTCAGCTGAACCTGAAGCCATCCTGCCAGCTCTGCCCACCTCTGTACTCAAGGAGGGGGTgacccaccccagcctccccgGATCACCACAGGCTGGCTGCCCCGTCACCAGCCCCTCACCAAGTCGATGGCGCAGTCAGTCCCCGCCAGGTCCAGGTGCACCAGGGCATTGGGCTGGGCCAGGAAACTGTAGAGGGCctgggaaggaaggacagaggggTTGCAAGTGAAGGGGTGAcagaacccctcccctccccaggaccTCAGGCCCTGAAACCCGAGTGGGCCTCTGCAGGGGCTTGAGGCTATATTCGTGGACTCACGTTGGCCTCATCTGTGGCGAGCAGCCCAGGGTTCTTGCTCAGGTCCAGGTATTGAAGGGAGCTGGCAAAGGCTGGGTTGGCCCCGAAGGTCTGGCCCAGCGCCTGGAGCCCTGAGCACAGCGGGCACTGGGCTGGGTTGGCCACCCCCATGAACTCTTCCCCTTGCATACAACTCTTCCCCACTCTCCAAATGTggctcctttcccttctttgatCCCTGGGATGCCGTGTGAGTGTATGGGTACACCTCTGGGACTCGACACCCAGgcagtgctgggggagggggagggtcagagtcagaggtCGGGGTCCCGGGGCAGGTACCTCGAGGGGAAATGGCAGTCTTGGCCAGGCACAGTTTGGTGAGGCCAGTGGGGAAGCAGAGGAGCTGCTGGCTCAGGCTGAGGAAACCTggggagtggagagagaaaggggcccACTGAGAGATGGGCAGTGGGGGCAGGTGGTGCAGAGCCAGACTGGGCGCTTGAGTGTGGTATGGGCCTGGGGTCAAGGATGGCATATTGGGGCAGGGGCTGGCATCAGGTCGGAGAGCCCCTGTTCAGACCGGGTTGGGCTCTGGGCTGGGATAGGGGTCTGCGTTGTGATGGGGGGTAGGATTCAGGGCTGGGGCTCACCCTTGTCCTCGATGGGGTTGTGGGACAGAGTGAGGGCATGCAGCACACAGCTCCCGTTCTCCCCAAATACCCCGGCCAGCTTCTGGACAAAGTCCCttcagggaaggggaggaaggatgtGTTTGTCCCAGGCCCTgggcttcccctcctcctccacctgcctGCCTGGCTGGGGCTGCAACGTTTGGAGGCCCCCGCAGGTGGGGAGCAGCTCGGGGCCTGCCAGGGAGCTTGCCGTCACTCCGGAATACCTGGGAAGTTGTGCTGAGACAAAGCCCAGCTTAGGGGCCTCGAGACTGGAGCAGCGCACTCTGCTCGGTGGCTGACGGCAGAAGGGGACGGGGCATGGAGGTACGGGGGAAGGCTGTGGAGCTGGGGGTCAGGAGGCTTAGGCTGGCTTGCTCTGTGCCCTCTTTGGGCCTCTTCTGTACGGTGAGGAGCTGGATGAGATGGTGCAGAGGCCCGTATCATGCTCTGAGGTTCTGGGGCCCTAAGACTACATCAAGGGGGTACCACTGCCCAAGGAGGAGACTGGCCTCACGTCTTAAGCCCGGCGTTGTCCAGCACCAGCTCTTCGAGGCTCCCCGACTTGCTCAGGGTGTGTAGCACCTGTTCTAGCACTTCAGAGCCCTGAGGACAGAGGGGGTCATGTGACCAGGAGCCAGAGAGGGCAGTACTCTCCCCTCCCCACGGCCCCTCCTAGACCCTACCAGCCGCAGGTCCTTGCAGTAGAGTTTGGTAAACCATTGGTTGTAGGCCAGGGCTG
Above is a genomic segment from Tursiops truncatus isolate mTurTru1 chromosome 2, mTurTru1.mat.Y, whole genome shotgun sequence containing:
- the CARMIL3 gene encoding capping protein, Arp2/3 and myosin-I linker protein 3 isoform X8, whose protein sequence is MAKSSAELTRELQDSIRRSLSQAAVLQQHRVKLETKPKKFEDRVLALTSWRLHIFPLKVPAKVESSFNVLEIRAFNTLSQNQILVETERGMVSMRLPSAESVDQVTRHVSSALSKVCPGPGSLIRRGNADTPEGPRDTSPNSETSTSTTHSVCGGFSETYAALCDYNGLHCREEVQWDVDTIYHAEDNREFNLLDFSHLESRDLALMVAALAYNQWFTKLYCKDLRLGSEVLEQVLHTLSKSGSLEELVLDNAGLKTDFVQKLAGVFGENGSCVLHALTLSHNPIEDKGFLSLSQQLLCFPTGLTKLCLAKTAISPRGLQALGQTFGANPAFASSLQYLDLSKNPGLLATDEANALYSFLAQPNALVHLDLAGTDCAIDLLLGALLHGCCSHLTYLNLARNSCSHRKGREAPPAFKQFFSSTYTLSHINLSATRLPLEALRALLQGLSLNSHLSDLHLDLSSCELRSAGAQALQEQLWAVTCVGSLDLSDNGFDSDLLTLVPALGKNKSLKHLFLGKNFNVKAKTLEEILHKLVQLIQEEDCSLQSLSVADSRLKLRTSILINALGSNTCLAKVDLSGNGMEDIGAKMLSKALQINSSLRTILWDRNNTSALGFLDIARALESNRTLRFMSFPVSDISQAYRSAPERTEDVWQKIQWYLVRNNHSQTCPQEQAFRLQQGLVTSSAEQMLQRLCGRVQEEVRALRLCPLEPVQDELLYARDLIKDAKNSRALFPSLYELGHMLANDGPVRQRLESVASEVSKAVDKELQVILESMVSLTQELCPVAMRVAEGHNKMLSNVAERVTVPRNFIRGALLEQAGQDIQNKLDEVKLSVVTYLTNSIVDEILQELYHSHKSLARHLAQLKTLSDPPGGPCQGQDLSSRGRGRNHDRDETTDDELGTNIDTMAIKKQKRCRKIRPVSAFISGSPQDMESQLGSLGIPPGWFSGLGSSQPTASGSWEGLSELPTHGYKLRHQTQGRPRPPRTTPPGPGRPSQAPVPGTRQENGTATRLDEGLEDFFSRRVMDESSRAPTGQSLGRGARPLGQHSSQGSTVSPFLGWEEPRVGASMGNESCPFRAQAQTWRAASSLGRNGAPRTMQGLEPGSPHHHPKAPSRASVPCAEQRPRGT
- the CARMIL3 gene encoding capping protein, Arp2/3 and myosin-I linker protein 3 isoform X6, encoding MSLIRRGNADTPEGPRDTSPNSETSTSTTHSVCGGFSETYAALCDYNGLHCREEVQWDVDTIYHAEDNREFNLLDFSHLESRDLALMVAALAYNQWFTKLYCKDLRLGSEVLEQVLHTLSKSGSLEELVLDNAGLKTDFVQKLAGVFGENGSCVLHALTLSHNPIEDKGFLSLSQQLLCFPTGLTKLCLAKTAISPRGLQALGQTFGANPAFASSLQYLDLSKNPGLLATDEANALYSFLAQPNALVHLDLAGTDCAIDLLLGALLHGCCSHLTYLNLARNSCSHRKGREAPPAFKQFFSSTYTLSHINLSATRLPLEALRALLQGLSLNSHLSDLHLDLSSCELRSAGAQALQEQLWAVTCVGSLDLSDNGFDSDLLTLVPALGKNKSLKHLFLGKNFNVKAKTLEEILHKLVQLIQEEDCSLQSLSVADSRLKLRTSILINALGSNTCLAKVDLSGNGMEDIGAKMLSKALQINSSLRTILWDRNNTSALGFLDIARALESNRTLRFMSFPVSDISQAYRSAPERTEDVWQKIQWYLVRNNHSQTCPQEQAFRLQQGLVTSSAEQMLQRLCGRVQEEVRALRLCPLEPVQDELLYARDLIKDAKNSRALFPSLYELGHMLANDGPVRQRLESVASEVSKAVDKELQVILESMVSLTQELCPVAMRVAEGHNKMLSNVAERVTVPRNFIRGALLEQAGQDIQNKLDEVKLSVVTYLTNSIVDEILQELYHSHKSLARHLAQLKTLSDPPGGPCQGQDLSSRGRGRNHDRDETTDDELGTNIDTMAIKKQKRCRKIRPVSAFISGSPQDMESQLGSLGIPPGWFSGLGSSQPTASGSWEGLSELPTHGYKLRHQTQGRPRPPRTTPPGPGRPSQAPVPGTRQENGTATRLDEGLEDFFSRRVMDESSSYPRTLRTLRPGPSEPPLPPLQKKRRRGLFHFRRPRSFKGDRGPGSPTIGLLLPPPPPPPPTQESPPSPDPPSLGNNSSPCWSPEEESRLLPAFGGGRGPSFREKMGTDGAEPGEGGQAPGTAQQPRVHSVALPGLGRAKGWSFDGKRELSFQGPGPDLEGSVQPWQKRRSSDDAGLGAWKPPPPPQSTKPSFSAMRRAEATWHIAEESAPNHSCQSPSPASQDGEEEKEGALFPERTVPARNAKDPPLALRPPKPVAVHRGRRLPQEPGGTEEAETGDAAPGMNKPRLRLGSQQDQEEPEVQGPPDPGRRTAPLKPKRTRRAQSCDKLEPDRRQPPDPTAGASEPGTG
- the CARMIL3 gene encoding capping protein, Arp2/3 and myosin-I linker protein 3 isoform X5, coding for MAKSSAELTRELQDSIRRSLSQAAVLQQHRVKLETKPKKFEDRVLALTSWRLHIFPLKVPAKVESSFNVLEIRAFNTLSQNQILVETERGMVSMRLPSAESVDQVTRHVSSALSKVCPGPGSLIRRGNADTPEGPRDTSPNSETSTSTTHSVCGGFSETYAALCDYNGLHCREEVQWDVDTIYHAEDNREFNLLDFSHLESRDLALMVAALAYNQWFTKLYCKDLRLGSEVLEQVLHTLSKSGSLEELVLDNAGLKTDFVQKLAGVFGENGSCVLHALTLSHNPIEDKGFLSLSQQLLCFPTGLTKLCLAKTAISPRGLQALGQTFGANPAFASSLQYLDLSKNPGLLATDEANALYSFLAQPNALVHLDLAGTDCAIDLLLGALLHGCCSHLTYLNLARNSCSHRKGREAPPAFKQFFSSTYTLSHINLSATRLPLEALRALLQGLSLNSHLSDLHLDLSSCELRSAGAQALQEQLWAVTCVGSLDLSDNGFDSDLLTLVPALGKNKSLKHLFLGKNFNVKAKTLEEILHKLVQLIQEEDCSLQSLSVADSRLKLRTSILINALGSNTCLAKVDLSGNGMEDIGAKMLSKALQINSSLRTILWDRNNTSALGFLDIARALESNRTLRFMSFPVSDISQAYRSAPERTEDVWQKIQWYLVRNNHSQTCPQEQAFRLQQGLVTSSAEQMLQRLCGRVQEEVRALRLCPLEPVQDELLYARDLIKDAKNSRALFPSLYELGHMLANDGPVRQRLESVASEVSKAVDKELQVILESMVSLTQELCPVAMRVAEGHNKMLSNVAERVTVPRNFIRGALLEQAGQDIQNKLDEVKLSVVTYLTNSIVDEILQELYHSHKSLARHLAQLKTLSDPPGGPCQGQDLSSRGRGRNHDRDETTDDELGTNIDTMAIKKQKRCRKIRPVSAFISGSPQDMESQLGSLGIPPGWFSGLGSSQPTASGSWEGLSELPTHGYKLRHQTQGRPRPPRTTPPGPGRPSAPVPGTRQENGTATRLDEGLEDFFSRRVMDESSSYPRTLRTLRPGPSEPPLPPLQKKRRRGLFHFRRPRSFKGDRGPGSPTIGLLLPPPPPPPPTQESPPSPDPPSLGNNSSPCWSPEEESRLLPAFGGGRGPSFREKMGTDGAEPGEGGQAPGTAQQPRVHSVALPGLGRAKGWSFDGKREGPGPDLEGSVQPWQKRRSSDDAGLGAWKPPPPPQSTKPSFSAMRRAEATWHIAEESAPNHSCQSPSPASQDGEEEKEGALFPERTVPARNAKDPPLALRPPKPVAVHRGRRLPQEPGGTEEAETGDAAPGMNKPRLRLGSQQDQEEPEVQGPPDPGRRTAPLKPKRTRRAQSCDKLEPDRRQPPDPTAGASEPGTG